A region of Panicum virgatum strain AP13 chromosome 8N, P.virgatum_v5, whole genome shotgun sequence DNA encodes the following proteins:
- the LOC120685168 gene encoding uncharacterized protein LOC120685168: protein MSTDSSTSSASNPSSGIGTTPGSSDSVLPVFINPYASINVKTHVPMELDLRLPNYNKWNAFFTAMCGKFGLLGHINGTITSRPTDPTWNQTDACVHSWMYGSVSDGVLDVAMAPDQTARALYTAICDLFQANQEPRGVILNQEFASLSQGDLPIEAYASQLKQTADALRNVGHPILDRQLVLNLLNGINPRLANTADIIANTRPLPLLPP, encoded by the coding sequence ATGTCGACAGATTCGTCCACCTCGTCGGCGTCCAACCCTAGCTCCGGCATCGGCACGACGCCTGGCTCCTCCGACTCCGTCCTCCCGGTCTTCATCAACCCGTACGCCTCCATCAACGTCAAGACCCACGTCCCCATGGAGCTCGACCTCCGGCTGCCAAACTACAACAAGTGGAACGCCTTCTTCACCGCCATGTGCGGCAAGTTCGGCCTTCTAGGACACATCAACGGCACCATCACGTCCCGTCCGACTGATCCCACCTGGAATCAGACGGACGCTTGTGTGCACAGCTGGATGTACGGCTCCGTCTCCGATGGGGTTCTTGACGTTGCCATGGCGCCAGATCAGACCGCCCGTGCTCTCTACACGGCCATCTGTGATCTGTTCCAGGCGAACCAGGAGCCGCGCGGCGTCATCCTGAACCAGGAGTTCGCCTCCTTGTCTCAGGGCGACCTTCCCATCGAGGCTTACGCCTCGCAACTGAAGCAGACTGCCGACGCTCTTCGCAATGTCGGCCACCCCATCCTGGATCGCCAACTGGTACTCAACCTGCTGAACGGCATCAACCCACGCCTCGCCAACACCGCCGACATCATCGCCAACACGAGGCCATTGCCCTTACTACCTCCATGA
- the LOC120685169 gene encoding uncharacterized protein LOC120685169, translated as MPPAGRAQGRVAAHAVRQEPVEERSARRSWDGRCKQRVERGREKPPRRSAPPASHSGSYGGGAPVSTRRQAGWTVSGMPTGWTVFEIPSTPRPPLSVRWEMCGPDHRLRDKGAIVIAWPGLRRARKLDGGVPVGLVERGSRGGDGDDADVAIIGASSSGTTAAAGGKGKGIARESTTGVVTDGRSTSTTADTGIEVVYEDGRRVKLKGSIEYVWSHGEKLHAMMREKIGGELIRWNATRFGTVYLFLQSFWDRKDQFKLWMASKDWEDCAWAGEEDHEYTEACLSQKNWWNDMELVLKAVSPIYTVLRFADQQKNATVSGFLEKMTRAVKDISTNLSDRRHKDLLDSWKQIINKRLHYLLNDTLIVAAAALDPKTIYTTKLSKSSKCKHAVTLALKKLARSSSKASAAIDQYILFRKQGKLFGGEEARRSALNGRVSAADWWDQYGGDYPDLQYFAKRIVSQCMSSSGCERNWSTFALVHTKLRNRLSYDKLHKLVYVHYNLKLRIQLFQDEMQSLQDMQCHLESDSDPCSILMDCAMYDEDNPIMDWLCNSRSQSVPTLDEYVDSDLDLEPPNPSAFIVEELGMDEAEVAAFKNVTFPKKRGKKRRLAYEEEEEEDFADDVESDSAQGSPTYVESGDSSSDDGGDNGEFSVLIVFSTFFVLSLSRPHIFDQNVIFVEGHGDDGDIGRACGDDEPAGDPNNGGGTNEL; from the exons atgccgccggccggccgcgcgcagGGGCGTGTCGCGGCGCACGCGGTCAGGCAGGAGCCGGTCGAGGAGCGCTCAGCTCGCCGGTCATGGGATGGCCGCTGCAAGCAGCGGGTGGAACGAGGGAGGGAGAAGCCTCCGCGGCGCAGTGCCCCTCCGGCGAGCCACTCGGGGAGCTACGGAGGCGGCGCGCCGGTATCGACCAGGCGGCAGGCCGGGTGGACGGTGTCCGGAATGCCaaccgggtggacggtatttgaaataccgtccacccctaggCCCCCTCTGTCCGTCAGATGGGAGATGTGCGGGCCAGATCATCGTCTGCGGGACAAGGGAGCCATCGTCATCGCCTGGCCAGGCCTCCGGCGCGCGCGGAAGTTGGATGGCGGAGTGCCCGTAGGCCTGGTGGAGCGCGGCAGCAGAG GAGGCGATGGAGATGATGCTGATGTAGCCATTATTGGGGCGTCGAGCAGTGgaactactgctgctgctggtggcaaAGGCAAGGGTATCGCCAGGGAATCAACCACTGGTGTTGTGACCGATGGTAGGAGCACGAGCACGACGGCGGACACCGGCATTGAGGTGGTCTACGAAGATG GGAGGCGGGTCAAATTAAAAGGGTCCATTGAGTATGTATGGAGCCATGGTGAGAA GCTGCATGCTATGATGAGAGAGAAGATAGGAGGAGAGCTGATTCGGTGGAACGCCACTAGGTTTGGCACGGTTTACCTATTTCTTCAGAGTTTTTGGGATaggaaggatcaatttaagttaTGGATGGCATCTAAGGACTGGGAGGATTGTGCATGGGCTGGTGAAGAGGACCATGAATACACTGAGGCTTGTTTGTCCCAAAAGAATTGGTGGAATGATATGGAGTTGGTGTTAAAAGCTGTCTCACCAATATATACTGTCCTTCGGTTTGCTGATCAGCAGAAAAATGCTACTGTATCTGGATTTCTTGAAAAAATGACACGTGCTGTAAAGGACATAAGTACCAATTTAAGTGACCGAAGACATAAAGATCTCCTTGACAGTTGGAAGCAAATAATCAACAAAAGGCTTCACTATCTTCTTAATGATACTCTCATAGTTGCAG CTGCTGCACTAGACCCAAAAACAATTTATACTACCAAGCTTTCAAAAAgttcaaaatgcaaacatgCTGTAACATTGGCTCTGAAGAAGCTTGCtcgttcatcttcaaaggcttcCGCTGCAATTGACCAATATATCCTCTTTAGAAAGCAAGGAAAGTTATTTGGAGGAGAAGAGGCTCGAAGGTCGGCCCTTAATGGCCGTGTGAGTGCAG CTGATTGGTGGGATCAATATGGCGGGGACTACCCGGACCTGCAATACTTTGCAAAGCGTATTGTTTCACAATGTATGTCTTCTAGCGGCTGTGAAAGAAATTGGAGCACCTTTGCCTTGGTTCATACCAAATTGAGAAATCGTTTAAGTTATGACAAGCTCCATAAATTAGTTTATGTGCACTATAATTTGAAGTTGCGCATCCAACTATTTCAAGACGAAATGCAAAGCCTTCAGGACATGCAATGCCATCTTGAATCAGATTCTGATCCTTGTAGCATCTTGATGGATTGTGCTATGTATGATGAAGACAACCCGATCATGGATTGGTTGTGCAACTCTAGGAGTCAGTCAGTACCGACTCTTGATGAATATGTTGATAGTGATCTTGACCTTGAACCACCCAATCCTAGTGCATTTATTGTAGAAGAGTTGGGGATGGACGAAGCAGAGGTGGCTGCATTTAAGAATGTTACTTTTCCCAAAAAACGTGGTAAGAAAAGAAGGTTAGcatatgaggaagaagaggaagaagatttTGCAGATGATGTTGAATCAGATTCTGCGCAAGGTAGCCCTACGTATGTCGAGTCAGGGGACAGCAGCTCTGATGATGGAGGTGATAATGGTGAGTTTTCAGTTTTGATTGTATTCTCCACATTCTTTGTATTAAGTTTGTCAAGGCCACATATATTCGATCAAAATGTTATTTTTGTCGAAGGTCACGGTGATGATGGTGACATTGGACGGGCTTGTGGTGATGATGAACCTGCTGGAGATCCAAATAATGGTGGTGGTACAAATGAGCTTTGA